The stretch of DNA TCAAGGAATTGGGAATTTTTTATCAAAATCAAGCATTTTCCCCCACACAGCGACTTCGGCAATCAAACACCCGCTTGCAGTCCAGGTCGCGTAACTGTCGACTCCTGGAAAAGCTGTTTGAAATACTCTCGGAATGCCCTCATGACAGGCGTCATTTCCACATCACGCGCCCACGCCAGTCCCACGTCCATGGCAGGAACGGAGTCCCTCAGATTGATGGTTTCCAGGCGCTTCCCTTCCAGGGACCAAGGGCGATAGACCATGTCCGACAGGATCGTCACGCCCAAGCCATTGGCCACAGAGCTACGAACCGCCTCCACTGAACTGGTACGCAAGCGAATGATCGGCTGGAAAGGCGTACGACTCCAGTACCGCAGCGTAGTAGCCGCCGCTTCATCCACCGTCAGCATGATGTAGGGCTGCTGCGCCACATCAGCCATAGTCACCTGGGCCTTTTCCAGCAGCGGATGACGCGCGGGCACCCATAGGCGGCGCTGCGAACCGAAAAAGGTCTCCAACGATAGGTCCTGCATCTTGACGTTGGAAGTAAGCAGCACGCCCATGTCGTAGCGCCGCGTGATCAAACCCTCTTCGATCCCTTCGCGCGCTACCTCGTGCACCTTGACCTCGATTCCGGGATGCAATTGGCCGAATCGATGCAGGTGGTGCGGCAGGAAGTAGCCCAGCACCGTATAGGTCGCGGCAATGGTCAGCGTGCCCGAGACATCGGCCTGGGCATCGACCATATGTTCAGCCTCGAGCGCAGCGGACTGGACCGTGTAGGCATGGCTGAGAAAACGCCTGCCGGCAGGCGTGAGTTCGACACCATACGGCAGGCGGATCAGCAACGGCTGTCCCACCATTTCCTCGAGATCTCGGATTGCCGTCGTAACAGCGGACTGGGAGATATTAAGTTGCAAGGCTGCATGCGAAATACGGCCTGTCTCGGCCACCACGACGAAGTACCTGACTTGGCGCAGCGTCAGTCGCATATCCCCTCCTATCCATTTATTTTCAGAAAGCAGGATATGAGCGAACGCGTTTTTTATCAATTGAACAGGGGAAAACCCCATATTTGATAAATATCACATACAAAAAACAGATACCGAGAATATAAAAATAATTCTTTTCACTGATCCGCCAGATCCTTAGTCTTGTCGACATCTCGTATCGGCTACTACTTGGCAAGGAAGGCGCATGAAAACTCGTATCGACCTCAATTCCGACATGGGCGAAGGCTTCGGTCACTGGATCATCGGCGATGGGGTCGACGAGCAACTTATGCCACTGATCACCTCGGCCAATATCGCGACCGGATTTCATGCCGGCGATCCGAACATCATGCACAAGATGGTCATGCTCGCCAAACAGCACAAGGTCGGTATCGGTGCGCATCCGGGGTTTCACGACCTAGTCGGATTCGGCCGCCGCCACATCACGGCCTCGGCGGAGGAACTGTGCAACGACATCGTCTACCAGCTGGGCGCATTGCGTGAATTCACGCGCCTGGTCGGCGCACCGCTGCAGCATGTCAAACCGCACGGGGCGCTCTACATGCATGCCTACCGCGACGAAGCGCTGTCGCGCGCATTTGTCCAAGCAATCCACACCATCGAGCCTTCGCTGATCGTTTTCTGTATGCCTGGATCGAGCACCTATAGAGTCTGCCAAGAAATCGGCCAGCCAGTGGTGCGCGAGTTCTACGGCGACCGTGACTACGATAAGACAGGCGCCATCGTACTGGTGCGCCACATGAACGCTCTGGATCCGGACGCCGTCGCCGACAAGGTACTTCGCGCCTGCATGGATGGCGTGGTCCAGACCATCGACGGCGAAGAGATAGCCGTGGATTTTGATTCCATCTGCATCCACAGCGACACGCCAGGCGCTCTGGCATTGATCCAGACGACGCGCAAAAAACTGGAAGCCAACGGCATCCGAATCACCCATGTCACGGAATTGATTTAAGGAGCAACACATGGCCCGACAAGAAGTCTATAGCCCTCTTCCCGGCATGTTCTACCGTCGCCCCTCGCCCGATGCCGGACCTTTCAAGCAAGAAGGCGACACGGTCGCCGTAGGCGATGTGATCGGCCTGGTCGAAGTCATGAAGCAGTTCAGCGAAATTACCACCGAGGTTGCAGGCACGCTCATCAAGTTCACCGTGGAAGACACCGCACCTGTCGATCCGGGTCAAGTAATTGCCATTATCGAAGGCTGATACGCACCCATGCCACACTTCAACAGACTGCTGATCGCCAACCGTGGCGAAATCGCAGTGCGCATCATCCGCGCCGCCAAGGAGCTTGGCATCCATACTATCGCCGTCTACAGCGATGCCGACGTCTCCAGCCTGGCGGTGAAACTCGCGGACGAATCCGTTCACATCGGACCGGCCCACGCGACCAAGAGCTACCTCAATGTCGACGCATTGATGGATGCCATGCACAAGACCG from Bordetella sp. FB-8 encodes:
- a CDS encoding LysR family transcriptional regulator; translated protein: MRLTLRQVRYFVVVAETGRISHAALQLNISQSAVTTAIRDLEEMVGQPLLIRLPYGVELTPAGRRFLSHAYTVQSAALEAEHMVDAQADVSGTLTIAATYTVLGYFLPHHLHRFGQLHPGIEVKVHEVAREGIEEGLITRRYDMGVLLTSNVKMQDLSLETFFGSQRRLWVPARHPLLEKAQVTMADVAQQPYIMLTVDEAAATTLRYWSRTPFQPIIRLRTSSVEAVRSSVANGLGVTILSDMVYRPWSLEGKRLETINLRDSVPAMDVGLAWARDVEMTPVMRAFREYFKQLFQESTVTRPGLQAGV
- a CDS encoding 5-oxoprolinase subunit PxpA, whose translation is MKTRIDLNSDMGEGFGHWIIGDGVDEQLMPLITSANIATGFHAGDPNIMHKMVMLAKQHKVGIGAHPGFHDLVGFGRRHITASAEELCNDIVYQLGALREFTRLVGAPLQHVKPHGALYMHAYRDEALSRAFVQAIHTIEPSLIVFCMPGSSTYRVCQEIGQPVVREFYGDRDYDKTGAIVLVRHMNALDPDAVADKVLRACMDGVVQTIDGEEIAVDFDSICIHSDTPGALALIQTTRKKLEANGIRITHVTELI
- a CDS encoding acetyl-CoA carboxylase, whose amino-acid sequence is MARQEVYSPLPGMFYRRPSPDAGPFKQEGDTVAVGDVIGLVEVMKQFSEITTEVAGTLIKFTVEDTAPVDPGQVIAIIEG